Proteins encoded by one window of Salvia splendens isolate huo1 chromosome 5, SspV2, whole genome shotgun sequence:
- the LOC121803645 gene encoding uncharacterized oxidoreductase At4g09670-like: MIGHKSQSYSSTTKISTMSSPPIKFGILGCAEIARKVSRAISLSPNSTPHAVASRSHQKAAKFAADNAFPASAKVYASYEALLDDPEVDAVYVPLPTSLHIKWAVLAAQKKKHLLLEKPVALDAKEFDQIIAACESSGVQFMDGTMWMHHPRTAKMKEFLCDGSRFGDLRAVHCCFTFAAEKDFLENDIRVKPDLDALGALGDVGWYCTRSILWAADFELPKTALALRGTVKNSSGVILACSAFLQWEDGKTATFHCSFLANLTMDLTIVGTNGTLKFQDFVIPFEEHKASFSTAVKSGFTELVTGWDPKPSEHTVMTDLPQEVLMVKEFSRLVGGIKYDGAKPEKKWPTLSRKTQLVLDAVKASIDKGYETVEIIS; this comes from the exons ATGATTGGCCATAAATCTCAGTCTTACTCTTCCACCACCAAAATCTCGACCATGTCATCACCGCCGATCAAATTCGGAATCCTGGGCTGCGCCGAGATCGCCCGCAAGGTCTCCCGCGCGATCTCCCTCTCCCCCAATTCCACCCCCCACGCCGTCGCCAGCCGCTCCCACCAAAAGGCCGCCAAATTCGCCGCCGACAACGCCTTCCCTGCCTCCGCCAAGGTCTACGCCTCCTACGAGGCCTTGCTCGACGACCCGGAGGTGGACGCCGTCTACGTCCCCCTCCCGACGAGCCTGCACATCAAGTGGGCCGTGCTCGCCGCCCAGAAGAAGAAGCACCTGCTATTGGAGAAGCCCGTCGCCCTCGATGCTAAGGAATTCGATCAGATTATTGCGGCGTGCGAATCCAGTGGGGTGCAGTTCATGGATGGTACCATGTGGATGCACCACCCCAGGACTGCGAAGATGAAGGAGTTCCTCTGCGATGGCTCCCGCTTCGGTGACCTCAGAGCG GTACATTGCTGCTTCACCTTTGCTGCGGAGAAAGATTTCCTTGAGAACGACATCCGTGTGAAGCCGGATCTGGATGCTCTTGGTGCACTCGGTGATGTAGGCTGGTACTGCACCAGGTCGATATTATGGGCTGCTGATTTCGAGCTGCCTAAAACAGCACTCGCACTGCGTGGCACGGTCAAAAACAGTTCAGGAGTCATCCTTGCTTGTAGCGCTTTTCTGCAATGGGAAGACGGGAAAACGGCCACCTTCCACTGCTCTTTCTTGGCCAATTTGACAATGGATCTAACTATAGTCGGAACTAACGGAACTTTGAAGTTTCAAGACTTTGTGATCCCGTTTGAGGAGCACAAGGCCTCATTCTCCACAGCTGTGAAGTCCGGGTTCACCGAGCTCGTGACCGGATGGGATCCAAAGCCGAGCGAGCACACTGTTATGACGGACCTTCCGCAGGAAGTTCTCATGGTGAAGGAGTTCTCTAGATTGGTTGGAGGCATCAAATACGATGGTGCGAAACCCGAGAAGAAGTGGCCGACGCTTAGCAGGAAGACGCAGCTCGTTCTCGACGCTGTGAAGGCGTCGATCGACAAAGGTTATGAAACTGTTGAAATCATTAGTTAG